In a genomic window of Leisingera caerulea DSM 24564:
- a CDS encoding isopropylmalate isomerase, translating into MTLVLAQKIELQDRARLRERFFGAARTVLARL; encoded by the coding sequence ATGACCCTCGTATTGGCCCAAAAGATCGAACTGCAAGACCGCGCCCGCCTGCGCGAGCGGTTCTTTGGCGCCGCCCGCACGGTCCTGGCGCGCCTATAA
- the leuC gene encoding 3-isopropylmalate dehydratase large subunit: MSPKTLYDKIWDAHVAHEAEDGTCLLYIDRHLVHEVTSPQAFEGLRMAGRKVHAPEKTIAVPDHNVPTTLDRAKGIENEESRIQVEALDKNAKEFGVHYYPVDDVRQGIVHIVGPEQGWTLPGMTVVCGDSHTATHGAFGALAHGIGTSEVEHVLATQTLIQKKSKNMKVEITGKLKPGVTAKDITLAVIGETGTAGGTGYVIEYCGEAIRDLSMEGRMTVCNMAIEGGARAGLIAPDETTFEYVKGRPHAPKGAQWEAALNWWKTLYTDEGAHFDKVITLKGEDIQPVVTWGTSPEDVLPITGVVPNPEDFSGGKVEAARRSIEYMGLTPGQKLTDIEIDTVFIGSCTNGRIEDLRAVAEVVKGKKIKDGMRAMIVPGSGLVRAQAEEEGLAEIFQDAGFEWRLAGCSMCLAMNPDQLAPGERCAATSNRNFEGRQGYKGRTHLVSPAMAAAAALTGKLTDVRELM, from the coding sequence ATGTCCCCCAAGACACTCTATGACAAGATCTGGGATGCGCATGTTGCGCATGAAGCAGAGGACGGCACCTGCCTGCTCTATATCGACCGCCACCTGGTCCACGAAGTGACCAGCCCGCAGGCGTTCGAAGGCCTGCGCATGGCCGGCCGCAAGGTGCACGCGCCCGAAAAGACCATCGCGGTGCCGGACCACAACGTGCCGACCACGCTGGACCGTGCCAAAGGCATCGAAAACGAGGAAAGCCGCATCCAGGTGGAGGCGCTTGACAAGAACGCCAAGGAATTCGGCGTGCATTACTACCCGGTGGATGACGTCCGCCAGGGCATCGTGCACATCGTCGGCCCGGAACAGGGCTGGACTCTGCCCGGCATGACCGTGGTCTGCGGCGACAGCCACACCGCCACCCATGGCGCCTTCGGCGCGCTGGCACATGGCATCGGCACTTCTGAGGTGGAGCACGTGCTGGCCACTCAGACGCTGATCCAGAAGAAGTCCAAGAACATGAAGGTGGAGATCACCGGCAAGCTGAAGCCGGGCGTCACCGCCAAGGACATCACCCTGGCCGTGATCGGCGAAACCGGTACTGCCGGCGGCACCGGCTATGTCATCGAATACTGCGGCGAAGCGATCCGCGATCTGTCGATGGAAGGCCGCATGACCGTCTGCAACATGGCGATCGAAGGCGGCGCCCGCGCAGGCCTGATCGCGCCGGACGAGACCACCTTTGAATATGTCAAAGGCCGCCCGCACGCCCCGAAGGGCGCCCAGTGGGAAGCGGCGCTGAACTGGTGGAAGACGCTGTACACCGACGAAGGCGCGCATTTCGACAAGGTGATCACTCTGAAGGGTGAGGACATCCAGCCAGTCGTGACCTGGGGCACTTCGCCCGAAGACGTGCTGCCGATCACCGGCGTCGTGCCGAACCCCGAGGATTTCAGCGGCGGCAAGGTCGAGGCGGCGCGCCGCTCGATCGAGTACATGGGGCTGACCCCCGGCCAGAAGCTCACCGACATCGAAATCGACACCGTGTTCATCGGCTCCTGCACCAACGGCCGCATTGAGGACCTGCGCGCCGTGGCTGAGGTTGTGAAAGGCAAGAAGATCAAGGACGGCATGCGCGCCATGATCGTTCCGGGCTCCGGCCTGGTGCGGGCGCAGGCCGAGGAAGAAGGCCTGGCCGAGATCTTTCAGGATGCCGGTTTCGAGTGGCGCCTTGCGGGCTGCTCCATGTGCCTGGCGATGAATCCCGACCAGCTGGCCCCGGGCGAGCGTTGCGCTGCAACCTCGAACCGGAACTTCGAAGGCCGCCAGGGCTATAAGGGCCGCACCCACCTGGTGTCCCCTGCCATGGCTGCCGCCGCTGCCCTGACCGGCAAGCTGACCGACGTGCGCGAGCTGATGTAA
- the leuD gene encoding 3-isopropylmalate dehydratase small subunit, with protein MEKFTKIQGVAAPMPLVNIDTDMIIPKVFLKSIQRTGFGKNLFDEMRYNRDGTEIEDFVLNKPQYRNAEILVAGDNFGCGSSREHAPWAIADFGIKCIISTSFADIFFNNSFKNGILPIVLPQEQVDVLMADAEKGENARMTVDLEAQEITTSDGEVIKFDVDPFKKHCLLNGLDDIGLTLEKADSIKTFESRAAQERPWV; from the coding sequence ATGGAAAAGTTCACAAAGATCCAAGGCGTTGCTGCACCGATGCCGCTGGTCAACATCGACACCGACATGATCATCCCGAAGGTGTTCCTGAAATCCATTCAGCGCACCGGTTTCGGCAAGAACCTGTTCGACGAGATGCGCTATAACCGCGACGGCACCGAGATCGAGGATTTCGTGCTGAACAAGCCGCAGTACCGCAACGCCGAGATTCTGGTGGCGGGCGACAACTTCGGCTGCGGCTCCAGCCGTGAGCACGCGCCCTGGGCGATTGCCGATTTCGGCATCAAGTGCATCATCTCGACCTCGTTTGCGGACATCTTCTTTAACAACAGCTTCAAGAACGGCATCCTGCCGATCGTGCTGCCGCAGGAGCAGGTCGACGTCCTGATGGCCGACGCGGAGAAGGGCGAGAACGCCCGCATGACCGTGGACCTGGAAGCGCAGGAGATCACCACCTCGGACGGCGAAGTGATCAAGTTCGACGTGGACCCCTTTAAGAAGCATTGCCTTCTGAATGGTCTTGACGATATCGGCCTGACCCTGGAAAAGGCCGATTCGATCAAAACCTTCGAGTCAAGGGCTGCGCAGGAGCGTCCTTGGGTCTGA
- a CDS encoding endonuclease/exonuclease/phosphatase family protein — MRQLAAGLLLTLAAATGRAETLRIATFNTELSRDGPGLLLRDIERGTDPQAAAVADVIAAVQPDVLALQGIDWDYEGRALAALAGRLADKGLSFPYRVSLQPNAGLPPPAPLDLDGDGRAGGPRDNQGYGRFRGQGGIALLSRLPVSHEGIRDFSAFLWRDLPDALLPQHPDGRPFPSPEAQAVQRLSSTGHWLVPVDLPDGRRLNVMTFHAAPPVFDGPEDRNGRRNQDEIRLWQLLLDGRLGPVPEAPFVIAGDANLDPAKGEGRKQAIRSLLADPRLQDPQPQSPQGTATVDWQGIGQMRVDYVLPSAGLTVAGSGIAWPDAPDAAATAASRHRLVWVDLLLD, encoded by the coding sequence ATGAGGCAGCTGGCGGCCGGCCTCCTTCTGACCCTCGCCGCTGCAACAGGCCGGGCCGAAACCCTGCGCATCGCGACCTTCAACACAGAGCTGTCACGCGACGGGCCAGGGCTGCTGCTGCGCGACATCGAACGCGGCACAGACCCGCAGGCAGCCGCCGTTGCGGATGTTATTGCCGCCGTGCAGCCGGACGTGCTGGCGCTGCAAGGAATCGACTGGGATTATGAAGGCCGGGCGCTCGCCGCGCTGGCTGGTCGGCTGGCGGACAAGGGCCTGAGCTTTCCGTACCGCGTGTCTTTGCAGCCCAATGCAGGGCTGCCGCCCCCCGCCCCGCTGGATCTGGACGGCGACGGCCGCGCCGGCGGGCCGCGCGACAACCAGGGCTATGGCCGGTTCCGCGGCCAGGGCGGCATTGCGCTGCTGTCGCGCCTGCCCGTCAGCCACGAGGGGATCCGGGACTTTTCTGCCTTTCTGTGGCGCGACCTGCCGGACGCGCTGCTGCCGCAGCACCCGGACGGCCGGCCCTTCCCCTCGCCAGAAGCGCAGGCCGTGCAGCGGCTGTCCTCCACCGGGCATTGGCTGGTGCCGGTGGATCTTCCGGATGGGCGGCGGCTGAATGTAATGACCTTCCATGCTGCTCCGCCTGTGTTTGACGGGCCGGAAGACCGCAACGGGAGGCGCAACCAGGACGAAATCCGACTGTGGCAGCTGCTGCTGGACGGCCGGCTGGGGCCGGTGCCAGAAGCGCCCTTTGTCATTGCCGGCGACGCCAATCTTGACCCCGCAAAGGGCGAAGGCCGCAAACAGGCGATCCGCAGCCTGCTGGCAGACCCGCGCTTGCAGGACCCGCAGCCGCAAAGCCCGCAAGGCACCGCGACGGTTGACTGGCAGGGCATTGGACAGATGCGGGTGGACTATGTGCTGCCCTCCGCCGGGCTGACGGTAGCCGGCAGCGGCATTGCCTGGCCCGATGCCCCGGATGCGGCCGCAACCGCCGCCAGCCGCCACCGGCTGGTCTGGGTGGATTTGTTGCTCGACTGA
- the leuB gene encoding 3-isopropylmalate dehydrogenase, translated as MPNPSILILPGDGIGPEVMTEVRKIITWFGDKRGLQFDVSEDLVGGAAYDKHGKPLADETMAKAQDVDAVLLGAVGGPAYDDLDFSVKPERGLLRLRKEMDLYSNLRPAQCFDALADFSSLKKDIVAGLDIMIVRELTSGVYFGEPRGIFEEGNERVGINTQRYTESEIERAARSAFELAMRRNKKVCSMEKANVMESGILWREVVTRVAADYPEVELSHMYADNGAMQLVRAPKQFDVILTDNLFGDILSDCAAMLTGSLGMLPSASLGAPMENGRPKALYEPVHGSAPDIAGLGKANPIACILSFAMALRYSFDQGAEADRLEAAVEKVLADGVRTADLLASEGVEPVSTSQMGDAVVAALDASL; from the coding sequence ATGCCCAACCCATCGATTCTGATTCTGCCCGGCGACGGGATCGGCCCCGAAGTTATGACCGAGGTGCGCAAGATCATCACCTGGTTCGGCGACAAGCGCGGCCTGCAGTTCGATGTGAGCGAGGATCTGGTCGGCGGCGCAGCCTATGACAAGCATGGCAAGCCGCTGGCGGATGAGACCATGGCCAAGGCACAGGACGTCGATGCGGTGCTGCTCGGCGCCGTCGGCGGCCCCGCCTATGACGACCTGGACTTTTCGGTGAAGCCCGAGCGCGGCCTGCTGCGCCTGCGCAAGGAAATGGACCTTTATTCCAACCTGCGCCCGGCGCAGTGCTTTGATGCGCTGGCGGACTTCTCTTCGCTGAAGAAGGACATCGTCGCGGGCCTCGACATCATGATCGTGCGCGAGCTGACCTCCGGCGTCTACTTCGGCGAGCCGCGCGGCATCTTCGAAGAAGGCAACGAGCGCGTCGGCATCAATACCCAGCGTTACACCGAGTCCGAGATCGAGCGTGCCGCCCGGTCCGCGTTTGAGCTGGCGATGCGCCGCAATAAAAAGGTCTGCTCGATGGAGAAGGCCAACGTGATGGAATCCGGCATCCTGTGGCGCGAGGTCGTGACCCGCGTTGCCGCCGATTACCCCGAGGTCGAGCTGTCCCATATGTACGCCGACAACGGCGCCATGCAGCTGGTGCGCGCGCCCAAACAGTTTGACGTCATTCTGACCGACAACCTGTTCGGCGACATCCTGTCCGACTGCGCCGCGATGCTGACCGGCTCTCTGGGCATGCTGCCCTCCGCGTCCCTCGGCGCGCCGATGGAAAACGGCCGTCCCAAGGCGCTCTATGAGCCCGTGCACGGCTCTGCCCCCGACATCGCGGGCCTGGGCAAGGCCAACCCGATCGCCTGCATCCTGAGCTTTGCAATGGCGCTGCGCTACAGCTTCGACCAGGGTGCCGAGGCCGACCGTCTGGAAGCCGCAGTCGAGAAGGTGCTGGCCGACGGCGTGCGCACCGCGGACCTCTTGGCCAGCGAAGGCGTGGAGCCGGTCTCCACCAGCCAGATGGGCGACGCCGTGGTTGCTGCGCTGGACGCAAGCCTCTGA
- a CDS encoding LysR family transcriptional regulator, with the protein MDIIWLKDFEALVACKNFSRAAEERNVSQPAFSRRIRALENEIGVRLINRETLPLTLTPAGEVFLSQSRIMLRTYEETIERCQTIDAAGENVIRFAASQSLYMTHYKTLIAPLASEGGVDTDLNSTSWAADQFVSALQQGYCDVILTYWHPSMDFLGPLEVANFEYLTLSTDRYVPVSRTTADGAPEFGFAAGSKDAVPLLSYGAVSALRSVQEFALTQLLSTQKVFVVNQNALANSVKAMIQEGFGMGWLPLSLCRQEIASGRFAIVDERLGTDLEIRLYRDPRSTKQTLDVLWKQLKRSAMKAA; encoded by the coding sequence TTGGACATCATCTGGCTCAAGGATTTCGAGGCTTTGGTCGCGTGCAAGAATTTCTCGCGCGCGGCCGAAGAGCGCAATGTCAGCCAGCCGGCTTTCTCCCGCCGTATCCGGGCGTTGGAGAATGAGATCGGCGTGCGGCTGATCAACCGCGAGACCCTGCCGCTGACGCTGACCCCGGCGGGGGAGGTGTTCCTGTCCCAGTCCCGTATCATGCTGCGCACCTACGAGGAAACCATCGAGCGCTGCCAGACGATTGATGCGGCGGGCGAAAACGTGATCCGCTTTGCCGCTTCGCAGTCGCTTTACATGACGCACTACAAGACCCTGATTGCGCCCTTGGCGAGCGAAGGCGGGGTGGATACCGACCTTAACTCCACCTCCTGGGCCGCCGATCAGTTCGTCAGCGCTTTGCAGCAGGGCTATTGCGATGTGATCCTGACTTACTGGCACCCGTCGATGGATTTCCTGGGGCCGCTGGAGGTCGCAAATTTCGAATACCTGACCCTGTCGACCGACCGCTATGTGCCGGTCTCGCGCACCACGGCGGACGGCGCGCCGGAATTCGGGTTTGCGGCCGGCAGCAAGGACGCGGTGCCGCTGCTGTCCTATGGCGCGGTGTCCGCGCTGCGCTCGGTGCAGGAGTTTGCGCTGACCCAGTTGCTGTCCACGCAAAAGGTCTTTGTGGTCAATCAGAACGCGCTGGCCAACAGCGTCAAAGCGATGATTCAGGAGGGGTTCGGCATGGGCTGGCTGCCGCTGAGCCTGTGCCGCCAGGAGATCGCCTCCGGCCGGTTTGCCATCGTAGACGAGCGGCTGGGCACCGACCTTGAAATCCGCCTGTACCGCGACCCGCGCAGCACCAAGCAGACGCTGGATGTGCTGTGGAAGCAGCTGAAACGCTCCGCAATGAAAGCAGCCTGA
- a CDS encoding ABC transporter ATP-binding protein → MKDVNTDRPLLEIRNLEKRFDLDRGFLETLKFKQGKFVRETRSVHAVNNISLEARKGEALCVVGESGCGKSTVARLVAGLLSPSAGEIHYDGQRIDNLSRGAMQPLRKKIQMIFQNPYASLNPRMTIRQALEEPVRHHYPNASAAEVRDKVTEVMLSVGVDPSWAKRYPHEFSGGQRQRIAIARALTVDPEFIIADEPISALDVSIQAQVLNLMLEAKESRGLTYLFITHDLSVVEHFGTRVAVLYLGSVCEVADTATLFSNPKHPYTRALLSAVPQLKDDRPNHIRLKGEIPTPINLPTGCPFQSRCAFADARCKSEKPKAIHQPDGSLVACHAVEEDRLDAVAAG, encoded by the coding sequence ATGAAGGACGTAAACACTGACCGCCCGCTGCTGGAGATCAGGAACCTGGAAAAGCGGTTCGATCTCGACCGCGGATTCCTGGAGACGCTGAAGTTCAAACAGGGCAAGTTCGTGCGGGAGACCCGCTCGGTCCATGCGGTGAACAACATCTCGCTGGAGGCCCGCAAGGGCGAGGCGCTTTGTGTGGTGGGCGAGTCGGGCTGCGGCAAGTCTACCGTGGCGCGGCTGGTGGCAGGGCTGCTGAGCCCGTCTGCGGGCGAGATCCACTATGACGGCCAGCGCATCGACAACCTGTCACGCGGCGCGATGCAGCCGCTGCGCAAGAAGATCCAGATGATCTTCCAGAACCCCTATGCCTCGCTCAACCCGCGCATGACCATCCGCCAGGCGCTGGAGGAACCGGTGCGCCACCACTATCCCAACGCCTCGGCGGCGGAAGTGCGGGACAAGGTGACAGAGGTGATGCTGTCGGTGGGCGTCGATCCCAGCTGGGCCAAGCGCTATCCGCATGAGTTTTCCGGCGGCCAGCGCCAGCGGATCGCCATTGCCCGCGCCCTGACGGTGGACCCGGAATTCATCATCGCCGATGAGCCGATCAGCGCGCTGGACGTGTCGATTCAGGCGCAGGTGCTGAACCTGATGCTGGAAGCCAAGGAGAGCCGCGGCCTCACCTATCTGTTCATCACGCACGACCTGAGTGTTGTGGAGCACTTCGGCACCCGTGTTGCGGTTCTTTACCTCGGGTCGGTATGCGAAGTTGCGGACACCGCGACATTGTTCTCCAACCCAAAACACCCCTATACTCGGGCCTTGCTGTCCGCGGTGCCGCAGCTGAAGGACGACCGGCCGAACCATATCCGCCTCAAGGGCGAGATACCGACGCCGATCAACCTGCCGACAGGCTGCCCGTTCCAAAGCCGCTGCGCCTTTGCGGACGCACGATGCAAGAGTGAAAAGCCGAAAGCCATTCACCAGCCCGATGGCAGCCTTGTTGCCTGCCACGCTGTCGAGGAAGACAGGCTGGATGCGGTGGCCGCCGGCTAG
- a CDS encoding ABC transporter ATP-binding protein: MSLLSVRDLTVKFAMRDQTVTALNGISFDLAKGERLGIVGESGAGKSITGFSLMNLLSRPGYIDSGQILFDGEDVVQMSDKRLRNLRGNRMAMIFQDPMVTLNPVLTIGQQMIETLMAHRRLSREEARQIAIVKLREVYIPSPEERLEQYPHELSGGMRQRIIIAIALLLDPQLIIADEPTTALDVTIQADIMELMLELCQSNQVGLILITHDLGVVSQMTERTLVMYAGRIIEAGRTREIINDPQHPYTQGLINALPQQTVPGQRLKQIPGNMPGLASIPQGCAFNPRCKYATDLCRSRVPETVHYGEVEVACHEVQRLHSDEDRQEARA, translated from the coding sequence ATGAGCCTTCTTTCCGTTCGCGACCTCACCGTCAAATTCGCCATGCGCGACCAGACGGTTACCGCCCTCAACGGCATTTCCTTTGACCTGGCCAAGGGCGAGCGTCTGGGCATCGTCGGCGAAAGCGGCGCCGGCAAGTCCATCACCGGCTTTTCGCTGATGAATCTGCTGAGCCGCCCGGGCTATATCGACAGCGGCCAGATCCTGTTCGACGGCGAGGATGTCGTTCAGATGAGCGACAAGCGCCTGCGCAACCTACGCGGCAACCGGATGGCGATGATCTTCCAGGATCCGATGGTGACGCTGAACCCGGTGCTGACCATTGGCCAGCAGATGATCGAAACCCTGATGGCGCACCGCCGACTCAGCCGCGAAGAAGCGCGCCAGATTGCCATCGTCAAGCTGCGCGAGGTGTATATCCCCTCGCCCGAGGAACGGCTGGAGCAGTACCCGCACGAGCTGTCGGGCGGCATGCGCCAGCGGATCATCATCGCGATTGCGCTGCTATTGGATCCGCAGCTGATCATCGCGGATGAGCCGACCACTGCGCTGGATGTGACCATTCAGGCCGACATCATGGAGCTGATGCTGGAGCTGTGCCAGTCCAACCAGGTGGGGCTGATCCTGATCACCCATGACCTGGGCGTGGTCAGCCAGATGACCGAGCGCACGCTGGTGATGTACGCGGGCCGGATCATCGAAGCCGGGCGGACCCGGGAGATCATCAACGACCCGCAGCATCCCTATACCCAGGGCCTGATCAACGCGCTGCCGCAGCAGACGGTGCCGGGGCAGCGGCTGAAGCAGATCCCGGGCAACATGCCGGGCCTGGCCAGCATTCCCCAGGGCTGCGCCTTCAACCCGCGCTGCAAATACGCCACCGACCTGTGCCGCAGCCGGGTGCCGGAAACCGTGCATTACGGCGAGGTCGAAGTGGCTTGCCATGAGGTGCAGCGCCTGCACAGCGATGAAGACCGTCAGGAGGCACGGGCATGA
- a CDS encoding ABC transporter permease translates to MSTETLNPKSEPSRWSKVWNSNMGYSFRRNPVAVISMVVFLMIAVAAFLAPLIAPYDPYDPGSIDIMNSEYPPVWIDGALPEFMLGTDDQGRDLWSTILYGTRLSLLIGICAVALQAFLGISIGLLAGYVGGRLDSLLMRLADIQLSFSTLMVAIIFLAVTQAMFGSDTFNRYAVVFLIAVIGVAEWPQYARTVRATVLAEKKKEYVDSARVLGFGPMRIMVRHILPNSLSPIFVISTVQVANAIISEASLSFLGLGMPPSQPSLGSLISSGFDYIFSGSWWITAIPGVVLVVLVLVINLLGDWMRDVLNPKLYKG, encoded by the coding sequence ATGAGCACCGAAACGCTGAACCCGAAATCTGAACCGTCGCGCTGGTCCAAGGTCTGGAATTCCAACATGGGCTACAGCTTCCGCCGTAATCCGGTGGCGGTGATCAGCATGGTTGTCTTCCTGATGATTGCCGTGGCGGCCTTTCTGGCGCCGCTGATCGCGCCCTATGATCCCTACGATCCGGGATCCATTGACATTATGAACTCCGAATACCCGCCGGTCTGGATCGACGGCGCCCTGCCGGAATTCATGCTGGGCACCGACGACCAGGGCCGCGACCTGTGGTCGACGATCCTGTACGGCACCCGCCTGTCGCTGCTGATCGGTATCTGTGCGGTGGCACTGCAGGCCTTTCTTGGCATCTCCATCGGGTTGCTGGCCGGTTATGTCGGCGGCCGCCTGGACAGCCTGCTGATGCGGCTTGCCGATATCCAATTGTCGTTCTCCACCCTGATGGTGGCGATCATCTTTCTGGCTGTGACGCAGGCGATGTTCGGCTCTGACACCTTCAACCGCTATGCCGTCGTCTTTCTGATCGCGGTGATCGGGGTGGCGGAGTGGCCGCAGTACGCCCGCACCGTGCGCGCCACCGTGCTGGCCGAGAAGAAGAAGGAATACGTCGACAGCGCCCGGGTGCTGGGCTTTGGCCCGATGCGGATCATGGTGCGGCACATCCTGCCGAACTCGCTGTCGCCGATCTTCGTGATCTCCACCGTGCAGGTCGCCAATGCGATCATCTCCGAGGCCTCGCTCAGCTTCCTGGGCCTGGGCATGCCGCCGAGCCAGCCGTCGCTTGGCTCGCTGATCTCCTCCGGCTTCGACTACATCTTCTCCGGCAGCTGGTGGATCACCGCCATTCCCGGCGTGGTGCTGGTGGTGCTGGTCCTTGTCATCAACCTGCTGGGCGACTGGATGCGCGACGTCCTGAACCCGAAACTCTACAAGGGGTAA
- a CDS encoding ABC transporter permease has translation MFAYLAKRVIQAIAVMFVISLIAFAIQGNLGDPLRELVGQSVSEEVRQQLRDELGLNDSFVTQYLRFAGNALQGDLGTSYFFKEPALDVILKKLPATLELVFGATLIIVGLSVPLGVYTAIKPDSIISRIIMGLSIVGISIPVFLTAILMIFVFSVEYGWFPSYGRGDTVHVWGYWETNFATADGWMHIILPSFALASIMLPLFVRLIRAEMMEVLQSEYVKYAKAKGINPWRIYFVHALKNTLLPVITVGGVQIGTMVAYTILTETVFQWPGMGFMFLEAVNRVDTPLIVAYLIVVGFIFVVTNTIVDLIYGLVNPTVNIARMGA, from the coding sequence ATGTTTGCCTATCTCGCCAAGCGAGTGATTCAGGCGATTGCGGTGATGTTCGTCATCTCGCTGATTGCTTTTGCCATCCAGGGCAACCTGGGCGACCCGCTGCGCGAGCTGGTCGGCCAGTCGGTGTCCGAAGAAGTGCGCCAGCAGCTGCGCGATGAGCTGGGGCTGAACGACAGCTTCGTGACTCAATACCTGCGCTTTGCCGGCAATGCGCTGCAGGGCGATCTGGGCACCTCCTATTTCTTCAAGGAGCCGGCGCTGGACGTGATCCTGAAGAAGCTGCCCGCGACGCTGGAGCTGGTGTTCGGGGCCACCCTGATCATCGTCGGCTTATCAGTGCCGCTGGGCGTTTATACCGCGATCAAGCCCGACAGCATCATCAGCCGCATCATCATGGGCCTGTCGATTGTCGGAATCTCGATCCCGGTGTTCCTGACCGCCATTCTGATGATCTTTGTGTTCTCGGTGGAATACGGCTGGTTCCCCTCTTACGGGCGCGGCGACACCGTGCATGTCTGGGGCTATTGGGAGACCAACTTTGCCACCGCCGACGGCTGGATGCACATCATTCTGCCCTCCTTTGCGCTGGCGTCGATCATGCTGCCGCTGTTTGTCCGACTGATCCGGGCTGAGATGATGGAAGTGCTGCAGTCGGAATACGTGAAATACGCCAAAGCCAAGGGTATCAACCCGTGGCGCATCTACTTTGTCCACGCGCTGAAGAACACGCTTTTGCCGGTGATCACCGTGGGCGGCGTGCAGATCGGCACCATGGTGGCCTATACCATCCTGACCGAGACGGTGTTCCAGTGGCCGGGCATGGGCTTCATGTTCCTTGAGGCGGTGAACCGTGTCGATACACCGCTGATCGTGGCCTACCTGATTGTTGTCGGCTTCATCTTTGTGGTCACCAACACCATCGTCGACCTGATCTATGGCCTGGTGAACCCGACCGTGAACATTGCGAGGATGGGCGCATGA